From a single Fusarium fujikuroi IMI 58289 draft genome, chromosome FFUJ_chr03 genomic region:
- a CDS encoding related to 6-hydroxy-D-nicotine oxidase, which translates to MSDDRFYTTTPKYSKKVLIQGDPDYEKCRRMNPTAHKIERFPAEIHIPETPAEVAKALARATELGVPIGVRSSGHIFHFPALWHGGILIDAVNLNRRIDYDPVTKEICFGPSSRVEELAAKLKEVNRFFPHGHAPTVGSAGFMLAGGQGWFVRGWGATNQTWITKIEMVVPDGRTLIASRTENQDLFWAARGSGMGFFAVVTRFWGRTIERSTMWEKTLKFVINDDNYMALMSWAIERGRDTPKYGTDLNLTIDYREKYDQAYTTDDVPPNATLVLTLNNLCYTDTQREARTLLSAYDRITPEVADFLIESKPVQVRTFEEVFARKRTFLGNAGQERWSINSIMNDPDVPLARLLEGIRPAMLKLPTRVSSVFICHCDIKPDEDDACLSLPQDLYISTLTGWTDPKLEPAIMQPMRDYYRQAFPVAVGQYITDIDINCEDANSKVMSDTALAKFLRIREKYDPKELFPTYKAFVKTSEKINKLQNKSRL; encoded by the exons ATGTCAGACGATCGCTTTTACACCACTACTCCCAAATACTCCAAGAAGGTCCTGATTCAAGGGGACCCAGATTACGAGAAATGCCGACGAATGAACCCCACTGCCCACAAGATTGAACGTTTTCCTGCTGAGATTCACATTCCCGAGACACCTGCTGAAGtggccaaggctcttgcACGTGCAACCGAGCTTGGTGTACCCATTGGCGTTCGGTCTTCGGGTCACATCTTCCATTTTCCTGCCCTTTGGCACGGCGGCATCCTCATAGATGCGGTCAATCTGAACCGCCGCATCGACTATGACCCGGTCACCAAGGAGATCTGCTTCGGTCCCTCCTCTCGAGTCGAGGAACTCGCTGCCAAGCTAAAGGAAGTCAACCGCTTCTTCCCCCATGGCCACGCTCCTACTGTTGGATCAGCAGGCTTCATGCTGGCTGGTGGCCAAGGCTGGTTTGTTCGAGGCTGGGGCGCGACGAACCAAACATGgatcaccaagatcgagatggTTGTTCCTGATGGCCGCACGCTCATCGCTAGCCGTACCGAGAACCAGGATCTCTTCTGGGCAGCTCGCGGTAGTGGCATGGGCTTCTTCGCTGTAGTCACACGCTTCTGGGGTCGCACAATTGAGAGATCTACCATGTGGGAGAAGACCCTCAAGTTTGTGATCAACGATGACAACTACATGGCTTTGATGAGTTGGGCTATTGAGCGGGGCCGAGATACTCCCAAGTATGGCACTGATTTGAACCTGACCATCGACTACCGTGAGAAGTATGATCAGGCCTACACCACAGATGACGTTCCTCCCAACGCGACACTTGTTCTCACTCTAAACAATCTTTGCTATACCGATACGCAAAGAGAAGCCCGCACTCTGCTCAGCGCATACGATAGGATTACACCAGAGGTTGCTGACTTTCTCATCGAGTCAAAGCCTGTCCAGGTGCGAACATTTGAGGAGGTGTTTGCCCGCAAGCGTACTTTCCTAGGTAACGCCGGTCAAGAGCGCTGGTctatcaacagcatcatgaaCGATCCAGATGTTCCTTTAGCTCGA CTCCTCGAAGGTATTCGACCTGCCATGCTAAAACTGCCGACCCGTGTCTCTTCTGTCTTCATCTGCCACTGCGACATCAAGCCAGATGAGGACGACGCCTGCTTGAGTCTGCCTCAAGATCTGTATATCTCAACACTCACTGGCTGGACCGACCCCAAGCTTGAGCCCGCCATCATGCAGCCCATGCGTGACTATTACAGACAGGCTTTCCCTGTTGCTGTGGGCCAATACATCACcgatatcgatatcaacTGTGAAGATGCCAAT TCCAAGGTCATGAGTGATACTGCCTTGGCCAAATT